A section of the Mangifera indica cultivar Alphonso unplaced genomic scaffold, CATAS_Mindica_2.1 Un_0013, whole genome shotgun sequence genome encodes:
- the LOC123205699 gene encoding F-box/kelch-repeat protein At3g23880-like, whose protein sequence is MEGFTTIPSRQKERAAPGPFFPHEIIHEILLKLPTKSLLRFKSVCKSWRELISTHEFAINHLTETSEKFRRIGVIELENLRYDHISLYSLAPQGASRAGEAKKETICFAPTANEFIFTRIWPYDGNSRIICTKVLGSCNGMLLIRLETDEGSNGVPVTFLLWNPTIREFKMIPGFYIRSSFSFQVSGFGYNSSIDNYKVVVIMSNWNSDLVHGFIYNLKTNSWKQVENFYFPPSHIYLPDEIGTTLVNGAPHWVTLSLNEGEVNKIIYFDLVEEEFKEFLSPPPSFGTFRTSLGIFEGCLCEIRLRREENYTEHTLEVWVMKEYGVTESWIKLMNLSLGLWLSNTRHIRPLTVSKNGDEVVMIIYWRNMVSFNPTTGEVKNVSLRVDRGHVIASYEESLVSPNRFGTTGSEDGTY, encoded by the coding sequence ATGGAGGGTTTTACAACAATTCCCAGTAGACAGAAAGAGAGGGCAGCGCCAGGGCCATTCTTTCCGCATGAAATTATACACGAAATCCTTCTCAAACTACCCACAAAATCTCTCTTGCGATTCAAGTCTGTTTGCAAATCATGGCGTGAGTTAATCTCAACTCACGAGTTTGCCATAAATCATCTCACTGAAACATCTGAAAAGTTCCGTAGAATTGGAGTCATCGAATTAGAAAACTTAAGGTATGACCATATTTCTCTATACAGTCTTGCCCCTCAAGGCGCATCGCGTGCTGGGGAagcaaaaaaagaaacaatttgttTCGCTCCTACAgccaatgaatttatttttaccaGGATATGGCCTTACGATGGCAACAGTAGAATCATCTGCACCAAGGTATTGGGGTCGTGTAATGGTATGTTACTGATACGATTAGAAACTGATGAGGGATCCAATGGAGTCCCAGTGACATTCCTGCTATGGAATCCAACAATTAGGGAATTCAAGATGATTCCAGGATTCTATATTAGAAGTTCTTTTAGTTTTCAGGTTTCGGGGTTTGGTTACAATTCATCTATTGATAATTACAAAGTGGTAGTGATTATGTCTAATTGGAACAGTGATTTGGTACatggttttatttataatctcaaGACAAATTCATGGAAACAAGTGGAAAATTTTTACTTCCCTCCCAGTCACATTTACTTACCTGATGAAATAGGAACAACACTTGTGAATGGAGCCCCACATTGGGTAACACTGAGCTTAAACGAAGGTGaggttaataaaataatttattttgatttagtaGAGGAGGAGTTCAAGGAGTTTCTATCTCCTCCTCCTTCATTCGGTACTTTCAGGACTTCTTTGGGTATTTTTGAAGGTTGCCTTTGTGAAATTCGACTTCGAAGGGAAGAAAATTACACTGAACATACATTAGAGGTTTGGGTTATGAAGGAATATGGAGTGACAGAATCATggattaagttgatgaatttGTCATTAGGTTTATGGCTTAGTAATACAAGACACATAAGGCCATTAACTGTTTCAAAGAATGGTGATGAAGTGGTTATGATTATATATTGGCGTAACATGGTTTCATTCAACCCTACAACAGGAGAAGTGAAGAATGTTTCGTTGCGTGTTGATAGGGGTCATGTGATAGCTTCTTATGAGGAGAGTCTTGTTTCACCAAATCGATTCGGTACGACAGGCTCAGAAGATGGTACATACTAA
- the LOC123205700 gene encoding F-box/kelch-repeat protein At3g23880-like, whose protein sequence is MEGLTICNTRRAAPVPFFPHEIIEQILLKLPAISLLQFKCVCKSWRDLISTHEFAIQNLIETSERFRRLGVIESKILREGRISLYSLATQASSLAEEAEEETICVPAANKFASVKILGSCNGMLLICLKNVKGSNLNPRKFLLWNPTIREFKMIPPCDFKSSCRSLVSGFGYNSSIDNYKAVVVFYERKSDSVCGYVYNLRTNSWKRLESFYFPYKCAKLLYNHRDIYLPNEIGTTLVNGAPHWVTLSVSVFEVNKIIYFDLEDEKFKEFQSPPPSAGTFKTFLSIYEDCICENRLRREDSYIEFTLEVWIMKKYGVKES, encoded by the coding sequence ATGGAGGGCCTTACAATCTGCAATACACGAAGGGCAGCGCCAGTGCCATTCTTTCCGCACGAAATTATAGAGCAAATCCTTCTCAAACTACCTGCAATATCTCTTTTGCAATTCAAGTGTGTTTGCAAATCTTGGCGTGACTTAATCTCAACTCACGAGTTTGCCATACAAAATCTCATTGAAACATCTGAAAGGTTCCGCAGACTTGGAGTCATCGAATCAAAAATCTTAAGGGAAGGTCGTATTTCACTATACAGTCTTGCCACTCAAGCCTCATCGCTTGctgaagaagcagaagaagaaacaatttgTGTTCCTGCGGCCAACAAATTCGCTTCTGTCAAGATATTGGGGTCCTGTAATGGTATGTTGCTAATAtgtttgaaaaatgttaaagGATCCAATTTGAACCCAAGGAAATTCCTGCTATGGAATCCAACAATTAGGGAATTTAAGATGATTCCACCCTGTGATTTTAAAAGTTCTTGTCGTTCTCTGGTTTCGGGATTTGGTTACAATTCATCTATTGATAATTACAAAGCGGTAGTGGTTTTTTATGAAAGAAAGAGTGATTCAGTATGTGGTTATGTTTATAATCTCAGGACAAATTCATGGAAGCGACTTGAAAGTTTTTACTTCCCTTACAAGTGTGCGAAGCTACTTTACAATCATAGAGATATTTACTTGCCTAATGAAATAGGAACAACACTTGTGAATGGAGCTCCACATTGGGTAACTTTGAGCGTAAGCGTATTTGaggttaataaaataatctactTTGATTTAGAAGATGAGAAGTTCAAGGAGTTTCAATCTCCTCCTCCTTCTGCGGGTACTTTCAAGACTTTTTTGAGTATTTATGAAGACTGTATTTGTGAAAATCGACTTCGACGGGAAGACAGTTATATTGAATTTACATTAGAGGTTTGGATTATGAAGAAATATGGAGTGAAAGAATCATGA